One Streptomyces sp. NBC_01217 genomic region harbors:
- a CDS encoding NUDIX domain-containing protein, translating into MPSQMFTTQDEEDRGNAEGRRTPSSTHDEEEAAPQRQHHFHLMGRYYGQVESGRKTIEVRVATPEKAAVEVGDAVVFHDRDSDRELDIIVKRITPYASFEALLSAEDATRIDPDGAREDLLLNLRAIYPPAKEALGPLAFEFDHRPARPGRPMPIMPSQYAQTVPHHTVYGCLYVRDEHDRPVQLRSVYGSRLWQFPGGNLDAQGEDPLQTARREAVEETGLELGLEAPRLLLTHFLHAGPHMPLNKVGLIFDGGRLTADQLRRIRLDSAEHDMWAVHDMADWQELMAPRAFARLDAIERARGGEGPAYLITHT; encoded by the coding sequence GTGCCTTCGCAGATGTTCACCACGCAGGACGAAGAGGACCGCGGAAACGCCGAAGGGCGCCGCACGCCGTCGAGCACGCACGACGAGGAGGAAGCTGCGCCCCAGCGCCAGCACCACTTCCACCTCATGGGCCGCTACTACGGGCAGGTGGAGTCGGGACGCAAGACAATCGAGGTCCGCGTCGCCACGCCGGAGAAGGCGGCCGTCGAGGTGGGGGACGCCGTCGTCTTCCACGACCGGGACAGCGACCGGGAACTCGACATCATCGTGAAGCGGATCACTCCGTACGCCTCGTTCGAGGCTCTGCTCAGCGCGGAGGATGCCACCCGTATCGACCCGGACGGAGCGCGCGAGGACCTCCTGCTCAACCTCCGCGCCATCTACCCGCCGGCCAAGGAGGCGCTCGGCCCCCTCGCCTTCGAGTTCGACCACCGCCCTGCCCGGCCCGGCCGCCCCATGCCGATAATGCCCTCGCAGTACGCGCAGACCGTCCCCCACCACACGGTGTACGGCTGCCTGTACGTCCGGGACGAGCACGACCGGCCGGTACAGCTGCGCTCGGTCTACGGCTCGCGGCTCTGGCAGTTCCCGGGCGGAAACCTCGACGCGCAAGGGGAAGATCCGCTCCAGACCGCCCGGCGTGAAGCGGTCGAGGAGACCGGCCTCGAACTCGGCCTGGAGGCACCGAGGCTGCTCCTGACGCACTTCCTGCACGCCGGGCCCCACATGCCGCTGAACAAGGTGGGTCTCATCTTCGACGGAGGCCGGCTGACCGCAGACCAGCTTCGCCGGATCCGTCTCGATTCCGCCGAGCACGACATGTGGGCCGTGCACGACATGGCCGACTGGCAGGAGTTGATGGCGCCCCGCGCCTTCGCCCGTCTCGACGCCATCGAACGAGCCCGGGGCGGCGAGGGCCCCGCCTACCTCATCACGCACACCTGA
- a CDS encoding NUDIX domain-containing protein has translation MVTADAEHLPAGIVPEGGFDAILVTVDTWDLPWIDALTDGGRLVAPLRLHGYHWAIGFTKRDGALLSDEPLIVCGFVAMQGDGAWNANRRSVPGTGVHLSWEDGAPLPVDQLAPALTREPTVAHTTHVTVGGQEPFDGLTLYLAGALPGFCRLAVDPDGDNGVLNPPPKHWPGAAIVRGASLARLATKRISDGDDGNGLYEFVVHGYGPHGHLAAKEMAEQVQHWQRNHRAALCPRITIRPLDDNSPTTATGAPHVFVKKHTLVAIDWPTIPGTAALLTDDEGRYLLHLRSAHKPIWRPGHWALLGGHTEMGETCDEAIARELDEEIGLVIPDLTGFVTLDTLDASGAFKGRVRVYHGTLNTPAHEIELREGIQLRWTRIEEIDEMTMDPGAAAVLHAHHNADQPGGRQDATLPVVEVREPRDHRSRSIVGAHLVLLRDGAVLLGKRHPDSAFAPSTWHLPAGHREDMESAVTCMVREAEEETGLRIPQSDLSLVHVLDLLDPGSTVPRMGLFFAPSRWEGEPVVREPECCTEWCWWPLDALPEPIVEYTRVALEAISNGTFYVPMGWS, from the coding sequence GTGGTCACCGCGGACGCCGAGCACCTGCCCGCCGGCATCGTGCCGGAAGGCGGCTTCGACGCCATCCTGGTCACCGTCGACACCTGGGACCTGCCCTGGATCGACGCTCTCACCGACGGCGGACGCCTCGTCGCGCCGCTGCGCCTGCACGGGTACCACTGGGCGATCGGCTTCACCAAGCGCGACGGGGCACTACTCAGCGACGAGCCGCTCATTGTCTGCGGGTTCGTCGCCATGCAGGGTGACGGCGCCTGGAACGCGAACCGGCGCAGCGTCCCCGGCACCGGCGTCCACCTGTCTTGGGAGGACGGCGCCCCGCTGCCCGTCGACCAGCTCGCCCCCGCCCTCACCCGCGAACCGACCGTGGCGCACACCACCCACGTCACCGTCGGCGGCCAGGAACCCTTCGACGGCCTCACCCTCTACCTGGCCGGCGCCCTGCCCGGCTTCTGCCGCCTTGCGGTCGACCCCGACGGCGACAACGGGGTCCTGAACCCGCCGCCCAAGCACTGGCCCGGCGCCGCGATCGTCCGCGGTGCCTCCCTCGCGCGGCTGGCCACCAAGCGCATCTCCGACGGAGACGACGGCAACGGCCTGTACGAGTTCGTCGTCCACGGCTACGGTCCCCACGGCCACCTGGCCGCGAAGGAGATGGCCGAGCAGGTCCAGCACTGGCAGCGCAACCACCGCGCCGCCCTCTGCCCGCGCATCACCATCCGCCCCCTGGACGACAACAGCCCCACGACCGCGACCGGTGCTCCGCACGTGTTCGTCAAGAAGCACACCCTCGTCGCGATCGACTGGCCGACGATTCCCGGTACCGCGGCCCTGCTTACCGACGACGAGGGCCGCTACCTGCTCCACCTTCGCTCGGCGCACAAACCGATCTGGCGCCCGGGACACTGGGCCCTGCTCGGCGGACACACCGAGATGGGCGAGACCTGCGACGAAGCCATCGCCCGGGAACTCGATGAGGAGATCGGACTGGTCATCCCGGACCTGACCGGCTTCGTCACGCTGGACACGCTGGATGCCAGCGGGGCCTTCAAGGGCCGCGTGCGCGTCTACCACGGCACGCTGAACACCCCCGCGCACGAGATCGAACTCCGCGAGGGCATCCAGCTTCGCTGGACCCGTATCGAGGAAATCGACGAGATGACCATGGACCCCGGCGCCGCCGCGGTCCTGCACGCCCACCACAACGCGGACCAGCCCGGTGGGCGCCAGGACGCAACGCTTCCTGTGGTGGAAGTCCGCGAGCCGCGCGATCACCGCAGCCGCAGCATCGTCGGCGCCCACCTCGTCCTCCTCCGTGACGGAGCCGTCCTTCTGGGCAAGCGCCACCCGGACAGTGCCTTCGCCCCCTCGACCTGGCACCTTCCCGCCGGCCACCGCGAAGACATGGAATCCGCCGTCACCTGCATGGTCCGGGAAGCGGAGGAAGAGACCGGACTCCGCATCCCGCAGAGCGACTTGTCACTCGTCCACGTCCTCGACCTGCTCGACCCCGGGAGCACTGTCCCGCGCATGGGGCTGTTCTTCGCGCCCTCCCGCTGGGAGGGCGAGCCTGTCGTACGCGAACCCGAGTGCTGCACCGAGTGGTGCTGGTGGCCGCTGGATGCGCTGCCCGAGCCCATCGTCGAGTACACGCGCGTCGCCTTGGAGGCCATCTCCAACGGCACCTTCTACGTCCCCATGGGCTGGTCCTGA
- a CDS encoding penicillin-binding transpeptidase domain-containing protein gives MTSAGPSAVTSGATKVTFSVTAQVAGGTWTYPSAVAVLQSTDGQLAVHWNNRCSTRPGDDQSLSAGKLPADAVPAKVVASDGKTDLSGFLSLREITATIRKNATPEGGNTGSGVAVVNAAGDGAKTLQVFSKGRAATIRTTIDARLQAVDERAVKSTHLQEKPAGTVALDWQTGHLLAIAAPCTDSLTANSQTFHIDSGVRANANSSIAQAFTVSCNTSFIKDGFHHLVHDGDASALHDEAVNVFGMGSWSIGGRVATTDPSIPADVQGGDQAAQFISQGKVTATPLFMASVAATVRDGGFKQPVILPGQHQDTAPRPISSRTAGYLQSMMRSVATSGTAAPRLGGLPGVGAKTGTAEEGDHTNGWLTAYDSRIAVAALVEGGRSGVDSAGYVVRQLLTEN, from the coding sequence GTGACCTCGGCCGGCCCGTCGGCGGTGACATCGGGCGCCACCAAGGTCACCTTCAGCGTCACTGCCCAGGTTGCGGGCGGCACCTGGACCTACCCGAGTGCGGTAGCGGTACTGCAGAGCACGGACGGCCAGCTGGCGGTGCACTGGAACAATCGGTGCTCTACCCGGCCTGGCGACGACCAGTCGCTGTCGGCGGGCAAGCTCCCCGCAGACGCCGTCCCAGCGAAGGTGGTCGCGAGCGACGGAAAGACGGACCTGTCCGGCTTCCTTTCGCTGCGGGAGATCACGGCGACGATCCGCAAGAACGCCACCCCCGAGGGCGGCAACACCGGCAGCGGCGTAGCCGTGGTCAATGCCGCCGGTGACGGTGCCAAGACGTTGCAGGTCTTCTCCAAGGGTCGGGCCGCGACGATCAGAACCACTATCGACGCGCGCCTCCAGGCCGTGGACGAGCGCGCGGTGAAGAGCACTCATCTTCAGGAGAAGCCTGCTGGGACGGTGGCACTCGACTGGCAGACCGGCCACCTCCTCGCGATCGCCGCCCCGTGTACGGACTCGCTGACGGCCAACAGCCAGACGTTCCACATCGACTCCGGGGTGCGAGCGAACGCCAATTCCTCGATCGCCCAGGCATTCACTGTGTCGTGCAACACCTCCTTCATCAAGGACGGTTTCCACCACCTCGTACATGACGGGGACGCCTCCGCGCTGCACGACGAGGCGGTTAATGTCTTCGGCATGGGCAGCTGGTCGATCGGTGGCAGGGTCGCCACCACCGACCCGAGCATCCCGGCAGACGTCCAGGGCGGCGACCAGGCGGCCCAGTTCATCAGCCAGGGCAAGGTCACGGCCACACCACTGTTCATGGCATCCGTGGCAGCGACCGTGCGAGACGGCGGCTTCAAGCAGCCGGTCATCCTGCCGGGCCAGCACCAGGACACCGCGCCCCGGCCGATCTCGTCCCGCACGGCCGGCTACCTGCAGTCGATGATGCGCAGCGTGGCCACCAGCGGCACCGCCGCCCCGCGCCTCGGCGGTCTCCCAGGGGTGGGCGCCAAGACAGGCACCGCGGAGGAGGGCGACCACACCAACGGCTGGCTGACCGCGTACGACTCCCGCATCGCCGTAGCGGCCCTGGTCGAAGGCGGCCGATCCGGCGTGGACTCCGCCGGATACGTCGTCCGGCAACTACTGACAGAGAACTGA